A stretch of Drosophila gunungcola strain Sukarami chromosome 3L unlocalized genomic scaffold, Dgunungcola_SK_2 000002F, whole genome shotgun sequence DNA encodes these proteins:
- the LOC128257059 gene encoding uncharacterized protein LOC128257059 produces MRHLMLLALIFVALVLAKPATEAPRLLIDSAPSVVSYQGSSQAQTRFVIAPMGRSLGYVEPTNLNRTFHTKATQENGTTGYEQLNLSPVYVPNS; encoded by the exons ATGCGGCATCTG ATGCTTTTGGCCTTAATTTTCGTGGCTCTGGTCTTGGCCAAGCCAGCGACGGAGGCGCCTCGTCTGCTGATCGATTCGGCGCCATCGGTGGTCTCCTATCAGGGATCCTCGCAGGCACAGACCCGATTCGTCATCGCACCCATGGGTCGGTCGTTGGGCTATGTGGAACCCACCAATCTCAATCGAACCTTCCACACGAAGGCCACGCAGGAGAACGGAACCACTGGCTACGAGCAGCTCAACCTGAGTCCGGTCTATGTGCCCAATAGTTAG
- the LOC128257152 gene encoding uncharacterized protein LOC128257152 has translation MWNNSSSFVRLASAKMMVAQVKALEEDSEESSLEFHEDCNQSWRAQFRHPRMSELAIGLEFMNISNRPMTSSLGTQDGAIGNSSSSRTELVPLSLRISQLNMLGSDDESQMQHLY, from the coding sequence atgTGGAACAATAGTAGTAGCTTTGTGCGGTTGGCCAGTGCAAAGATGATGGTAGCCCAGGTGAAAGCTCTGGAGGAGGATTCAGAGGAGTCCTCCCTGGAGTTCCATGAGGACTGCAACCAGTCGTGGCGCGCCCAGTTCCGACACCCACGGATGTCCGAACTGGCCATCGGCCTGGAATTCATGAATATTTCTAATCGCCCGATGACCTCATCGCTGGGCACCCAGGATGGCGCTATTGGTAATTCATCATCCAGCAGGACTGAACTGGTGCCCCTCAGCCTGCGAATCTCGCAGCTCAACATGCTCGGTTCGGATGATGAGAGCCAAATGCAGCATCTGTATTAG
- the LOC128257033 gene encoding A-kinase anchor protein 14 produces the protein MFRFIAICALATIAAAAPGFIEEHHVAVAPVVTKVGAVVHSAPVATSHQSFTQFHNQAVLTPVVKHVVPAVPVIKTVPVVKHVAPVYPVVPVVKHVAPVVPVVKHVAPVVPLVKTVPVVHHQTYVAAPAPVVHHVAAVPVVKALPHAVSHQSHTQVHHQKTFVTPVVASVPVVKTVAVAAAPLAHVYHH, from the exons ATGTTCCGCTTC ATTGCCATCTGTGCCCTGGCCACCATCGCCGCCGCTGCCCCCGGATTCATTGAGGAGCACCACGTGGCCGTGGCTCCAGTTGTGACCAAAGTGGGCGCCGTGGTGCACAGTGCCCCGGTGGCCACTTCCCACCAGAGCTTCACCCAGTTCCACAACCAGGCGGTGCTCACTCCCGTGGTGAAGCATGTGGTGCCCGCTGTGCCCGTGATCAAGACTGTGCCGGTGGTCAAGCATGTGGCTCCCGTCTATCCCGTGGTCCCGGTGGTCAAGCATGTGGCTCCCGTTGTTCCCGTTGTGAAGCATGTGGCTCCAGTGGTCCCGCTCGTCAAGACCGTGCCCGTGGTGCACCACCAGACCTACGTGGCTGCCCCCGCCCCAGTTGTCCACCATGTGGCCGCCGTGCCCGTGGTGAAGGCCCTGCCCCATGCCGTCTCCCACCAGAGCCACACCCAGGTGCACCACCAGAAGACCTTCGTCACCCCGGTGGTTGCCTCCGTGCCCGTGGTCAAGACCGTCGCCGTGGCCGCTGCCCCACTGGCCCATGTCTACCACCACTAG
- the LOC128257038 gene encoding A-kinase anchor protein 14 yields MFKFVAFFACLAVAAAAPGLIAETHSIVQPAILAKTAYVDTSASSAITHQSNVNLVRKVPVVYSAPVVHAAPVVHAAPVVHAAPVVHAAPLVKTVIPAAPLIKTVVPAAPLVHTVVPAAPLVKTVIPAAPLVHSVHVQPVVHSVHSAPVVYSAYHK; encoded by the exons atgttcaaattc GTTGCCTTCTTCGCTTGTctggctgtggctgctgctgctcctggtcTAATTGCCGAGACCCACTCAATCGTCCAGCCAGCGATTCTGGCCAAGACCGCCTATGTGGACACCAGTGCCTCCTCGGCCATCACCCACCAGAGCAATGTGAACCTGGTGCGCAAGGTGCCAGTGGTCTACTCCGCTCCCGTTGTCCATGCTGCTCCGGTTGTCCATGCTGCCCCGGTTGTCCATGCCGCTCCAGTCGTCCATGCTGCTCCTCTGGTCAAGACTGTCATCCCCGCCGCTCCCCTCATCAAGACTGTGGTGCCAGCTGCCCCTCTGGTCCACACTGTGGTCCCAGCCGCTCCTCTGGTCAAGACCGTGATCCCAGCTGCCCCACTGGTCCACTCCGTCCATGTCCAGCCTGTGGTCCACTCTGTGCACAGTGCCCCAGTTGTCTACTCCGCCTACCACAAGTAA
- the LOC128257067 gene encoding uncharacterized protein LOC128257067 has product MHRMLLYTLVIVALALVQACQIHHNLTFPAARKVSDCSGHHLRFLNRSLTRDLPTLTSGNSMSSWPELCYYGKPFTLGH; this is encoded by the exons ATGCATAGAATG tTGCTCTACACCTTGGTTATCGTTGCCCTTGCTTTGGTTCAGGCCTGCCAAATCCATCATAATCTGACATTTCCTGCTGCGCGCAAAGTTTCCGACTGTTCTGGCCACCACCTCAGATTTCTCAATCGTAGTTTGACAAGGGACCTGCCCACATTAACCTCAGGCAATTCGATGTCTTCTTGGCCTGAACTTTGCTATTATGGCAAGCCTTTTACGTTGGGCCACTAG
- the LOC128257044 gene encoding A-kinase anchor protein 14-like, with protein sequence MFKFVAVIALLVATASAGLIETHHVVHEPVLAKVGSVVHSAPSAVSHQSITQVHSKAVVQPVVAPIVKTTTYSHPAVAVHSVPVVHAAPVVHHSVPVVHAAPVVHSVHAAPVVHSVPLVHSAPLVKSVVHSAPLAYTLHH encoded by the exons ATGTTCAAATTC GTCGCCGTCATCGCTCTCCTGGTCGCTACCGCCAGCGCTGGACTGATTGAGACCCACCATGTGGTGCATGAGCCCGTCCTGGCCAAGGTTGGATCCGTGGTGCACTCTGCTCCCTCGGCGGTTTCCCACCAGAGCATCACCCAGGTGCACAGCAAGGCAGTGGTGCAGCCGGTGGTTGCCCCCATTGTGAAGACCACCACTTACTCCCATCCCGCAGTGGCTGTCCACTCGGTTCCCGTGGTCCATGCCGCTCCAGTGGTCCACCACTCTGTGCCCGTTGTCCATGCCGCTCCAGTGGTCCACTCCGTGCACGCCGCTCCTGTGGTCCACTCTGTGCCTCTGGTCCACTCTGCTCCCCTCGTCAAGTCGGTGGTGCACTCCGCTCCCCTGGCCTACACCCTGcaccattaa
- the LOC128257043 gene encoding A-kinase anchor protein 14-like → MFKFVAVIALLVATASAGLIETHHVVHEPVLAKVGSVVHSAPSAVSHQSITQVHSKAVVQPVVAPIVKTTTYSHPAVAVHSVPVVHAAPVVHHSVPVVHAAPVVHSLHAAPVVHSVPVVHSAPLVKSVVHSAPLAYTLHH, encoded by the exons ATGTTCAAATTC GTTGCTGTCATCGCTCTCCTGGTCGCCACCGCCAGCGCTGGACTGATTGAGACCCACCATGTGGTGCATGAGCCCGTCCTGGCCAAGGTTGGATCGGTAGTGCACTCTGCTCCCTCGGCGGTTTCCCACCAGAGCATCACCCAGGTGCACAGCAAGGCAGTGGTGCAGCCGGTGGTTGCCCCCATCGTGAAGACCACCACTTACTCCCATCCCGCAGTGGCTGTCCACTCGGTTCCCGTGGTCCATGCCGCTCCAGTGGTCCACCACTCTGTGCCCGTTGTCCATGCCGCTCCAGTGGTTCACTCCCTGCACGCCGCTCCTGTGGTCCACTCTGTGCCTGTGGTCCACTCTGCTCCCCTCGTCAAGTCGGTGGTGCACTCCGCTCCCCTGGCCTACACCCTGCACCATTAA
- the LOC128257063 gene encoding neuropeptide-like 3 produces the protein MFKLCVFVALLSLAAAAPAPAPVPAPAPGLIAPGLVAPGIWGPTVVAGPHLVAPHVVSVVPGAISHAAITQVHPSPLLVKSIHGLGPVVIG, from the exons atgttcaaGCTT TGCGTCTTCGTTGCTCTCCTCAGtctggctgctgctgccccagctcctgctcctgtgCCCGCTCCTGCTCCTGGACTGATTGCTCCTGGACTGGTGGCACCTGGAATCTGGGGACCCACCGTTGTCGCCGGACCCCATCTGGTCGCTCCCCATGTTGTGAGCGTGGTGCCCGGAGCCATCTCCCATGCCGCCATCACCCAGGTGCATCCTTCGCCGCTGCTGGTCAAGAGCATCCACGGCCTGGGACCCGTTGTGATCGGTTAA
- the LOC128257052 gene encoding histidine-rich glycoprotein — protein sequence MMKLIVSLISICALAAARPGFLHGHHHHYPEIPYYPHHHHVEPLHYHLPAAVSHQSSTVVHSVPHHIIKPVLLPTVVKTVVHPPIIKAYHPAPIIKAYHPFDPFHLHHHHHDFHDYHLH from the exons ATGATGAAACTG ATAGTGTCACTAATTTCCATCTGCGCCTTGGCGGCAGCTCGTCCTGGCTTCCTGCATGGCCACCACCATCACTATCCGGAGATTCCCTACTATCCACACCACCACCATGTGGAGCCACTGCACTACCACCTGCCCGCCGCCGTTTCCCACCAGAGTTCGACGGTGGTGCACAGTGTGCCGCACCACATCATCAAGCCCGTGCTCCTGCCCACAGTGGTGAAGACCGTGGTCCATCCTCCCATCATCAAGGCCTACCATCCTGCGCCCATCATCAAGGCCTACCACCCGTTCGATCCCTTCCAtctgcaccaccaccaccacgacTTCCACGATTACCACCTGCACTAA
- the LOC128257051 gene encoding neuropeptide-like 3: MYKLVVFFALLAVVAARPGYLESGPLLHSYAAPAIIHEPALAKVGAIIKTVPSAVSHQSISQVHSSAHIVQPILAPVVKTYAAPIIKTYAAPALHTTLVSSPWAGNGWSGHGWSGHGWAPSW; encoded by the exons ATGTACAAGTTG GTGGTGTTTTTCGCTCTGCTCGCCGTGGTGGCTGCCCGTCCGGGTTATTTGGAGTCCGGACCCCTGCTCCATAGCTATGCCGCCCCTGCCATCATCCACGAACCGGCCCTGGCCAAGGTGGGCGCCATCATCAAGACCGTTCCCAGTGCCGTCTCCCACCAGAGCATCAGCCAGGTGCACAGTTCGGCCCACATTGTCCAGCCGATTTTGGCCCCCGTTGTGAAGACCTATGCCGCTCCCATCATCAAGACCTATGCGGCTCCGGCCCTGCACACGACCCTCGTCTCGTCACCCTGGGCCGGAAACGGCTGGTCCGGACATGGCTGGTCCGGACACGGCTGGGCCCCATCCTGGTAA
- the LOC128257048 gene encoding larval/pupal cuticle protein H1C-like yields the protein MFKLVVLSALLAVAVARPGHLYESPLVYAAPAATTIVQEPVLAKVGAVVNSVPTSVSHQSQSVVHSHSHVVEDIVAPVVKSTPVVSYAAAAPVVHTSYAAAPVVHATYAAAAPVVHTSYAAASPVIYNSSW from the exons ATGTTCAAATTG GTGGTGTTGTCTGCTCTCCTTGCCGTAGCTGTCGCTCGTCCCGGCCATCTTTATGAGTCTCCCCTGGTCTATGCCGCTCCAGCTGCGACGACCATCGTCCAGGAGCCCGTGCTGGCCAAGGTGGGTGCAGTGGTGAACAGCGTTCCCACTTCCGTCTCCCACCAGAGTCAGTCGGTGGTGCACAGCCATTCGCATGTGGTGGAGGACATCGTGGCCCCGGTGGTGAAGTCCACTCCGGTGGTCAGCTATGCCGCTGCTGCTCCAGTTGTGCACACTAGTTATGCCGCTGCTCCTGTTGTCCATGCCACCTATGCCGCTGCTGCCCCGGTGGTGCACACTTCCTATGCCGCCGCATCTCCCGTCATCTACAACTCCAGCTGGTAA
- the LOC128257154 gene encoding LOW QUALITY PROTEIN: cuticle protein (The sequence of the model RefSeq protein was modified relative to this genomic sequence to represent the inferred CDS: inserted 2 bases in 1 codon), with the protein MFKLVVLSALLAVAVARPGHLLESSPLVYAAPAATTVVQEPVLAKVGAVVNSVPTSVSHQSQSVVHSHSHVVEDIVAPVVKSTPVVSYAAAAPVVHTSYAAAAPVVHTSYAAAPVVHATYAAAAPVLATSYAQVAASSPLTYTATGVCKMFKLFVLAALLAVAAAKPGHLAAAPLVYSAPATTAVIQEPVLAKVGAVVKSVPTAVSHQSLTQVHSTPVVEDVVAPVVRTTAVXTTPLPVVAAAPIVKTVAPVAYTAPLAYSAPVAYSSYSAPLSYSAPLSYSAPVAYSAPLTYAAPAPLLHHAPLAYAANSW; encoded by the exons ATGTTCAAGTTGGTGGTATTGTCTGCTCTGCTCGCCGTAGCCGTTGCCCGTCCCGGTCACCTGTTGGAGTCCTCCCCGCTGGTCTATGCCGCCCCAGCAGCGACGACCGTCGTCCAGGAGCCCGTGCTGGCCAAGGTGGGTGCAGTGGTGAACAGCGTTCCCACTTCCGTCTCCCACCAGAGCCAGTCGGTGGTGCACAGCCATTCGCATGTGGTGGAGGACATCGTGGCCCCGGTGGTGAAGTCCACTCCGGTGGTCAGCTATGCCGCTGCTGCTCCAGTTGTCCACACTAGCTATGCCGCCGCTGCTCCCGTTGTCCACACCTCCTATGCCGCTGCTCCAGTTGTCCATGCCACCTATGCCGCCGCTGCTCCCGTTCTGGCCACATCCTACGCCCAAGTGGCCGCCTCCTCGCCGCTGACCTACACCGCCACTGGTGTGTG CAAAATGTTCAAATTG TTCGTTCTCGCTGCTCTTTTGGCCGTGGCTGCCGCCAAGCCTGGACACCTGGCTGCTGCTCCTCTGGTCTACAGTGCTCCTGCCACCACCGCCGTCATCCAGGAACCCGTGCTGGCCAAGGTTGGAGCCGTGGTGAAGAGCGTGCCCACGGCCGTCTCCCACCAGAGTCTGACCCAGGTGCACAGCACCCCGGTGGTCGAGGATGTGGTCGCCCCAGTGGTCAGGACCACCGCTGT CACCACTCCGCTACCTGTGGTGGCTGCCGCCCCCATTGTGAAGACTGTGGCCCCCGTCGCCTACACCGCCCCTCTGGCCTACTCCGCACCGGTGGCCTACTCCTCGTACTCCGCCCCTCTCAGCTACTCCGCCCCCCTGAGCTATTCCGCCCCCGTGGCCTACTCCGCGCCCCTGACCTACGCCGCCCCCGCCCCCCTGCTGCACCACGCCCCTCTCGCCTATGCCGCCAACTCCTGGTAA
- the LOC128257068 gene encoding uncharacterized protein LOC128257068: MDFLLNAMFFYLFLSFHCTSGYVCDRHEIFRRDLNLTAVDYGLGGALSVVFGPLANLADKANIDIPLISRFRSKESES; the protein is encoded by the exons ATGGATTTCCTGTTGAACGCG ATGTTTTTCTACCTTTTCCTGTCCTTTCACTGCACAAGCGGATATGTTTGCGATCGTCACGAGATATTTAGACGGGACTTAAACTTAACCGCTGTGGATTACGGATTGGGTGGAGCTCTGAGTGTGGTGTTCGGCCCCTTGGCGAATTTGGCTGACAAGGCCAATATCGATATACCCCTTATATCAAGGTTCCGTTCCAAAGAATCGGAAAgctaa
- the LOC128257054 gene encoding uncharacterized protein LOC128257054 translates to MFKIVFVLCGLMAALIQARPSYLPSYEHVEYAPSVVGYESYALPAAVSHQSSTVVHEKRPYWRPIVDHTPLLKTAYAPATSISYAPLSYAGSSAGWYEPEVWGGASYPSIYLK, encoded by the exons ATGTTCAAAATT GTGTTTGTTTTGTGCGGACTGATGGCTGCCCTGATCCAGGCTCGTCCCAGCTATTTGCCCAGCTACGAGCACGTGGAATATGCTCCCAGTGTGGTGGGCTATGAGAGTTACGCCCTGCCCGCCGCCGTTTCGCACCAGAGCTCCACGGTGGTGCACGAGAAGCGCCCCTACTGGCGCCCCATTGTGGATCACACTCCGCTCCTGAAGACCGCCTATGCTCCTGCCACTTCGATCTCCTACGCCCCACTGAGCTACGCCGGCAGCAGTGCGGGTTGGTACGAGCCAGAAGTCTGGGGAGGAGCTAGCTATCCCAGCATTTACCTGAAGTAG